From the Cohaesibacter sp. ES.047 genome, one window contains:
- a CDS encoding tripartite tricarboxylate transporter substrate binding protein, producing MKTFGKLLSGMALALTAMTGTALAEYPDRPITIVVPWGAGGGTDTIIRIFATGFEEAMGQPINVVNRTGGSGVVGHTAISRAKPDGYTLGACTSEITYFTSLGLADITPDNFSLISRLALIPAGITVAADSEYKDFSSLAEAIRTKPAGTFKSSGSGLGGPWHMATAGMLSAMGEAVNKIDFIPSKGGAPALQDLVSGGLEMFSGSPIEARALADAGEARILAIMSDERSSAFPDVPTLKEQGVDFSLSNWFSLCAPAGLPDDVMAKLAQAAKKAHGSAGVQDALAQRGITPYFDGPEEFSIFANDFSTEANQLLTDLGITQ from the coding sequence ATGAAGACTTTCGGCAAACTTTTAAGCGGCATGGCCCTTGCCCTGACTGCAATGACAGGCACAGCACTGGCTGAATATCCAGATCGCCCGATCACAATTGTCGTTCCATGGGGCGCAGGTGGCGGTACCGACACGATTATCCGCATTTTCGCGACCGGCTTCGAAGAAGCGATGGGCCAACCAATCAACGTGGTCAACCGCACCGGTGGTTCGGGTGTTGTCGGTCATACGGCAATCTCACGTGCCAAGCCAGACGGATACACTCTTGGTGCTTGCACCTCGGAAATAACCTATTTCACCTCGCTGGGACTGGCAGATATCACCCCGGACAACTTCTCGCTGATCTCGCGTTTGGCACTGATCCCCGCCGGAATAACCGTTGCTGCTGACAGCGAATACAAGGACTTTTCGAGCCTAGCAGAGGCCATCAGGACCAAACCTGCTGGCACATTCAAATCCTCGGGCTCGGGGCTTGGTGGCCCTTGGCACATGGCGACTGCTGGCATGCTAAGTGCAATGGGCGAGGCTGTGAACAAGATCGACTTCATTCCGTCTAAGGGCGGCGCACCCGCACTTCAGGATCTCGTATCGGGTGGCCTTGAGATGTTCTCCGGTTCTCCGATCGAAGCGCGTGCACTCGCTGATGCAGGAGAAGCCCGCATTCTCGCCATCATGTCTGATGAGCGGTCTTCAGCCTTCCCAGATGTGCCCACACTCAAGGAACAGGGAGTGGACTTTTCTTTGTCGAACTGGTTCTCGCTCTGCGCTCCTGCCGGGCTTCCCGACGATGTGATGGCCAAGCTCGCTCAGGCTGCAAAAAAAGCGCATGGCTCCGCTGGGGTCCAGGATGCACTCGCCCAACGAGGCATTACACCCTACTTTGATGGTCCAGAAGAATTTTCCATCTTCGCCAACGACTTCTCAACCGAGGCGAACCAGTTGCTTACAGATCTCGGCATTACGCAATAG
- a CDS encoding tripartite tricarboxylate transporter TctB family protein codes for MKFNDRIIGILAVLGGFAIIVGTLEFRSIPGQQFGSAFFPRIVGAATIIVGLIQFFTAAPGPWIQIREELRSRDTLSKLMVIAVVIFWFVAVEPLGFLLTTALVTALLASTLGARPISAIVVSLGLPVLLHAIFGMLLRVPLPRGLIEGWLT; via the coding sequence ATGAAATTCAATGATAGGATAATCGGCATCCTAGCTGTTTTAGGTGGATTTGCCATCATCGTCGGTACACTTGAGTTCCGTTCAATACCAGGGCAGCAATTCGGCTCTGCTTTCTTCCCACGCATAGTTGGCGCGGCGACAATAATAGTGGGCTTGATCCAATTCTTCACCGCCGCTCCCGGTCCTTGGATCCAGATCCGTGAAGAATTGCGCAGTCGCGACACGCTAAGCAAACTCATGGTTATCGCTGTGGTGATTTTCTGGTTTGTCGCGGTGGAACCGCTGGGTTTCCTTCTGACTACCGCATTGGTGACGGCCCTTCTGGCCAGTACACTTGGTGCTCGCCCGATTTCGGCCATTGTCGTCTCTCTTGGTTTGCCAGTTCTGCTCCACGCGATCTTCGGCATGTTGCTGCGCGTACCCCTACCCCGCGGTTTGATTGAGGGGTGGCTGACATGA
- a CDS encoding tripartite tricarboxylate transporter permease — protein MSVIVEALGYVFTANVLLTILAASALGVVIGAIPGLTAVMGVALLVPITYFMEPVPAIAAIAALAATAIFSGDIPGALLRIPGTPASAAYVDDTHAMTLEGKPERGLGLSLGSALIGGVIGILLLMFAAPLLARFATNFSSVEYFWLALLGLSCAAIVSTGSVLKGVISLLFGLFVAFIGIDEVAGQPRFTFGSFELMGGVSFIPAMIGMFALTEIIRNAKRRFAPREAPQMGPVFAGLLTSLLHRWRNLLRGGLTGAIVGALPGAGADIAAWVAYAIAKKQSKTPERFGKGHDEGVIEAGASNNAALSAAWVPTLVFGIPGDSITAIVIGVLYLKGLEPGPIIFVKTPELVYAIFIAFLLANLLLLPLGWVVIRIARHLLRVPQSLLLPIVLSSCLVGSFAINNTVFGVAIMLAFGLIGWLFEENDIPVAPAILGIVLGGMLEFNFVTSMLKSKGDPLILIERPISIVLCLLVLALWVSPVIGWLKRYRS, from the coding sequence ATGAGCGTTATTGTTGAAGCCCTCGGCTATGTCTTTACCGCTAATGTGCTGCTAACAATACTCGCCGCCAGTGCCCTCGGCGTCGTAATAGGAGCCATACCCGGCCTGACTGCGGTGATGGGAGTAGCCCTGCTTGTGCCGATCACCTACTTCATGGAGCCTGTGCCCGCCATTGCCGCTATTGCTGCACTCGCCGCCACGGCAATCTTTTCTGGTGACATTCCCGGTGCGCTGCTACGCATTCCTGGCACCCCCGCTTCAGCGGCCTATGTGGACGACACCCATGCAATGACACTGGAAGGCAAGCCTGAAAGAGGGCTTGGCCTATCATTGGGATCTGCCCTCATCGGTGGTGTGATCGGTATTCTTTTGTTAATGTTCGCTGCACCCCTATTGGCACGCTTCGCAACAAACTTCTCCTCGGTCGAGTATTTTTGGCTCGCCCTTTTGGGACTCAGCTGTGCAGCCATTGTCTCAACGGGATCAGTACTCAAGGGAGTGATATCGCTGCTCTTCGGCCTCTTCGTTGCGTTCATCGGTATTGACGAGGTCGCCGGACAACCTCGCTTCACATTCGGCTCTTTCGAATTGATGGGTGGTGTCAGCTTCATTCCGGCAATGATCGGCATGTTTGCGTTGACCGAGATCATCCGCAACGCCAAACGCCGTTTCGCGCCGCGTGAAGCGCCGCAGATGGGACCAGTCTTCGCTGGACTCTTGACGAGCCTGCTGCATCGTTGGCGAAATCTGTTGCGAGGTGGTTTAACCGGTGCCATCGTTGGTGCTCTGCCGGGTGCTGGCGCCGATATCGCGGCTTGGGTCGCGTATGCCATAGCCAAAAAGCAATCAAAGACACCAGAACGCTTCGGAAAAGGCCATGACGAGGGGGTGATCGAAGCGGGGGCCTCGAATAACGCTGCGCTTTCGGCAGCCTGGGTACCGACGTTGGTCTTCGGCATTCCCGGTGACAGCATCACTGCCATTGTCATCGGGGTCCTTTATCTCAAGGGGCTCGAGCCCGGCCCTATCATTTTCGTCAAGACGCCCGAACTGGTTTATGCGATCTTTATCGCATTCCTACTCGCAAACCTGCTGTTATTGCCTCTCGGATGGGTTGTAATCCGCATCGCTCGTCATCTGCTTCGGGTGCCACAGTCACTCTTGCTTCCCATCGTGCTTTCCTCATGTTTGGTTGGCAGCTTCGCGATCAACAATACAGTCTTCGGAGTGGCAATTATGCTGGCATTTGGCCTGATTGGCTGGCTCTTCGAGGAAAACGATATCCCTGTTGCTCCCGCCATTCTGGGGATCGTGCTTGGTGGAATGTTGGAGTTCAATTTTGTGACGTCGATGCTCAAATCCAAGGGTGACCCCCTCATCCTTATCGAAAGACCCATCTCGATCGTGCTTTGCTTGCTGGTTCTTGCGCTCTGGGTCTCTCCCGTCATTGGCTGGCTCAAGAGGTACCGCTCATGA
- a CDS encoding amidohydrolase: MKIIDAHHHFWDPTQNPHPWLTELPMIPFRYGDYSSLRNRPFLPTDYDSVAIGWDVVASVTMEGEWSSEDPVGEAIWMQKLANKVGRPGAHVAQIWLDRDDLGAVLERYADLSVVRSVRHKPRSNPHPGMGVGAMSEPKWQSGFRQLASSGLMFDLQTNWWHLSELKELRRISEDIPIIINHTGLPADRSVEGITGWRDALQVAASLPNVFLKISGIGLADRPWSLDDNRDIIRFAADTFGPERSMFASNFPVDGLCGSFDTIFSGYDLATRDYSDAEREALFYATAAKVYKLSPEHCKVTP, translated from the coding sequence ATGAAAATCATAGACGCACATCATCATTTCTGGGATCCAACCCAGAACCCACATCCTTGGCTGACGGAACTACCAATGATTCCATTCCGTTATGGCGATTACTCATCGCTCCGGAACCGCCCTTTCCTTCCTACAGACTACGACTCGGTTGCAATCGGCTGGGATGTGGTAGCATCGGTCACGATGGAAGGGGAATGGAGCTCAGAAGACCCGGTCGGCGAGGCAATCTGGATGCAGAAACTCGCAAACAAAGTGGGGCGTCCAGGTGCACATGTGGCACAGATCTGGCTCGATCGAGATGATCTTGGTGCGGTGCTTGAACGCTATGCCGATCTTTCTGTTGTGCGCTCAGTGCGTCACAAACCTCGCTCGAATCCGCACCCGGGCATGGGAGTTGGTGCGATGTCGGAGCCGAAATGGCAATCCGGCTTCCGCCAACTGGCCTCTTCTGGCCTCATGTTCGATTTGCAGACCAACTGGTGGCACCTGTCTGAGCTCAAGGAACTCAGGCGCATTTCAGAAGACATTCCAATCATTATCAATCATACAGGACTTCCGGCAGATCGAAGTGTCGAAGGAATTACCGGGTGGCGCGACGCGTTGCAAGTCGCAGCATCGCTGCCCAATGTCTTTCTTAAAATATCCGGCATAGGCTTGGCAGACCGCCCGTGGAGCTTGGATGATAACCGCGACATCATTCGTTTTGCTGCCGACACTTTTGGGCCCGAGCGATCTATGTTTGCGTCGAATTTTCCCGTAGATGGCCTCTGCGGGAGTTTTGATACGATCTTCTCAGGTTATGATCTGGCAACAAGAGACTATTCCGATGCAGAACGCGAGGCGCTCTTCTATGCTACTGCTGCGAAAGTCTACAAATTGAGCCCAGAGCACTGTAAAGTGACCCCATAA
- a CDS encoding GNAT family N-acetyltransferase — protein MQPIETERLRLRNFREHDADALFAYLKSPVASCFLSLTLSDMEAARTDAAKRSKDEEQIAVCLKDTDLMIGDLFAHREEDTVSVGWNFNPAYFGMGYALEAARALFVDLFDNAQARRIYAYVEDHNLPSQRLCERLGMRQEGLFLEYVSFKNDEAGKPIYENTMQFAILRWEWEAARTQFFRPNQELVDA, from the coding sequence ATGCAGCCCATTGAGACAGAACGCCTTCGCCTTAGGAACTTTCGCGAACACGATGCGGACGCCCTCTTCGCCTACCTGAAGTCGCCCGTGGCCAGCTGCTTTTTATCGCTGACCCTGTCGGATATGGAAGCAGCCCGGACCGACGCCGCAAAGCGCAGCAAAGATGAGGAGCAAATTGCTGTTTGTCTAAAGGACACCGATCTGATGATCGGCGATCTTTTCGCACATCGCGAAGAAGACACGGTCTCGGTCGGATGGAATTTCAATCCGGCGTATTTTGGCATGGGGTATGCGCTGGAGGCGGCGCGGGCGCTTTTTGTGGATCTGTTTGACAATGCGCAGGCCCGCCGCATCTATGCCTATGTCGAGGACCACAACCTGCCTTCACAACGGCTTTGCGAGCGGCTTGGGATGCGGCAAGAAGGGCTCTTCCTCGAATATGTCTCATTCAAGAATGACGAGGCCGGCAAGCCGATCTACGAAAACACCATGCAGTTTGCCATCCTGCGGTGGGAGTGGGAAGCAGCGCGAACGCAGTTTTTCCGGCCCAACCAAGAATTGGTTGATGCTTAA
- a CDS encoding substrate-binding domain-containing protein, translating into MAFVTGGLHNPFYSRVLEEFIIRLQDIGCQVMAFHVNGDDTLDAVAPKLSGYRVDAIVSALSVLTDAALEQFTTLGVPLISFNTHLQKKGLYSISSDNFLAGQLAARHLLEQGGKRVAFLGGPANNPANIDRCRGFTEESRKHGKIPVILNDEFSFAGGVRQALQLLEMPALPDAIFCADDLIAIGLIDTFWRTPVKNAPDVLRIIGCDDIPQSAWAPYDLTTIQQDENVMIDRAISILESMYADTLEEEEGQYIVKCNMVLRSSTNTGVYIPSQ; encoded by the coding sequence GTGGCTTTTGTCACAGGTGGTTTGCACAACCCCTTCTATTCGCGAGTGCTTGAAGAATTCATTATTCGGCTGCAGGATATTGGCTGCCAAGTGATGGCTTTTCACGTTAACGGCGATGACACGCTCGATGCAGTGGCGCCTAAATTGTCCGGCTATCGCGTCGACGCGATCGTGTCGGCTCTTTCAGTTCTCACCGATGCGGCGCTCGAGCAATTTACGACGCTGGGCGTTCCTCTCATTTCGTTCAATACCCACTTGCAGAAAAAGGGCCTGTATTCGATCAGCAGTGACAACTTTCTGGCAGGGCAACTTGCCGCTCGCCACCTCTTGGAGCAAGGGGGAAAGCGTGTGGCCTTCCTCGGAGGCCCGGCGAACAATCCGGCAAATATTGATCGCTGCCGAGGCTTCACGGAGGAATCTCGCAAGCATGGCAAGATCCCCGTCATTTTGAATGACGAATTTTCTTTCGCTGGTGGTGTCCGCCAAGCTCTTCAACTCCTTGAAATGCCGGCGCTTCCTGACGCGATATTTTGCGCAGACGATTTGATTGCAATCGGGTTGATAGACACTTTTTGGCGCACGCCCGTTAAAAACGCGCCTGATGTCCTGCGCATCATCGGCTGCGATGATATCCCGCAGTCGGCATGGGCACCATACGACCTGACAACCATCCAACAGGATGAAAATGTGATGATTGACCGCGCCATCTCGATCCTGGAGAGCATGTATGCAGATACTCTTGAAGAAGAGGAAGGCCAATATATCGTGAAGTGCAATATGGTCTTGCGAAGCTCCACAAATACGGGGGTTTATATACCCAGCCAATAA
- a CDS encoding sugar ABC transporter substrate-binding protein gives MTKLLKYEQSRRAFLGSLASVAAISAVPFTRGAFAETGKPLLVNSIRSLSNPYHAAWNAGGKAFAKSVGLDYVTLVTEGDSEKGVADIRGILARTGGNAVVNVDPNDAADARPIAEACVEAGAHVFTQWNKPDDLHPWDLGPNYVAHMSYNGTDYGRLTALEVIRVMGGKGGILALGGTLSNTVAIQRRAGLEMAIEASPDVELLDFQVADWQASKAYDIVNTWLTRFAGQFQGIWCANDDMAIGALEALRVNGLGGRIAISGIDGIETAVQGVVDGELAATVSWDPFWQGSYGLAVPLLARMGKLDVASLGKEKREYYAKGKLVDSSNAKEFFDNNFASEPSLDVDDIWARYDSGIPQS, from the coding sequence ATGACTAAGTTGCTAAAGTACGAACAGTCGCGTCGTGCGTTCTTGGGGTCTCTGGCCTCAGTCGCTGCCATCTCTGCGGTTCCGTTCACACGCGGTGCATTTGCTGAAACAGGCAAGCCCCTGCTTGTCAACTCCATACGCTCGCTATCCAACCCTTACCATGCGGCATGGAACGCTGGTGGCAAAGCCTTTGCCAAGTCTGTTGGCCTCGACTATGTGACGCTGGTTACCGAAGGGGATAGCGAGAAAGGCGTTGCTGACATTCGCGGTATTCTCGCCCGCACTGGAGGAAATGCGGTCGTGAATGTCGACCCTAACGACGCAGCGGACGCGCGACCTATCGCTGAAGCATGCGTTGAAGCTGGCGCGCACGTTTTCACTCAGTGGAACAAGCCCGATGACCTGCATCCATGGGATTTGGGCCCCAACTATGTTGCCCATATGAGCTACAACGGCACCGACTATGGTCGCCTGACCGCACTTGAAGTCATCCGCGTGATGGGCGGCAAGGGTGGAATTCTGGCTCTCGGCGGCACGCTTTCGAACACGGTTGCCATCCAGCGCCGCGCCGGGCTTGAAATGGCTATTGAAGCATCTCCTGATGTCGAGCTGCTCGATTTCCAGGTTGCTGACTGGCAGGCCTCGAAAGCCTATGACATCGTCAATACGTGGCTCACCCGTTTCGCGGGACAATTCCAGGGTATCTGGTGCGCCAATGACGACATGGCGATCGGTGCGCTTGAAGCTCTGCGTGTGAATGGACTTGGCGGGCGGATCGCCATTTCGGGTATCGATGGCATTGAAACCGCCGTTCAGGGCGTCGTTGACGGGGAACTGGCCGCGACGGTCTCCTGGGATCCTTTCTGGCAAGGATCTTACGGTCTTGCTGTGCCGCTTCTGGCACGTATGGGTAAGCTTGATGTGGCAAGCCTTGGCAAAGAGAAGCGTGAATATTACGCCAAAGGCAAGCTGGTCGATTCCAGCAATGCCAAGGAGTTCTTTGACAACAATTTTGCTTCTGAACCCAGTCTCGATGTGGATGACATCTGGGCACGTTATGACAGCGGCATTCCCCAGTCATAG
- a CDS encoding ABC transporter permease, producing MVTEAAGTSLLSQRLPAWMQSRSPLVRLAPTLIALVVAIIAVTIYNPNFMSGANLSRLAASSAIPLLLAVGVTFVILMGSIDLSIEGVLALSATTTVLVLQIDPGPTGSIIALVVAVLTGAATGTVTGLLHTVLKIPSFMVTLGMWFVSAGFATLLLGGGTIAVRSADLRVLIMNRFLGLPLTVWVTLVVVLIAIVMHSRTRFGRHVMAIGGEESIAQLAGLPIKRTRAAVFAIAGGFYGLAAALAVAQLGQGNVDIGEGRLFTTITAVVLGGTALSGGVGGVVNAILGVLLVVVLTNGMILMGVPPYLQQAVLGVLIIIAVASSTARKREGICK from the coding sequence ATGGTCACCGAAGCCGCCGGGACCTCGTTGCTTTCGCAACGTTTGCCTGCCTGGATGCAGTCGAGATCTCCCCTTGTGCGTCTGGCACCGACGCTGATCGCACTTGTTGTGGCGATCATTGCTGTCACTATCTACAACCCCAACTTCATGAGCGGGGCCAATCTCAGTCGTCTTGCCGCTTCTTCGGCAATCCCGCTGTTGCTGGCGGTCGGGGTAACCTTTGTTATTCTGATGGGCAGTATCGATTTGTCGATTGAGGGGGTGCTTGCTCTTTCTGCGACGACAACCGTTTTGGTTCTGCAGATCGATCCCGGCCCAACTGGTAGCATTATCGCTCTTGTTGTTGCCGTCCTGACCGGAGCGGCAACCGGAACCGTCACCGGCCTGCTGCATACGGTTTTAAAAATCCCGTCTTTCATGGTGACGCTTGGCATGTGGTTCGTCTCCGCCGGTTTCGCAACGCTGCTGCTTGGTGGTGGTACGATTGCCGTGCGCAGCGCCGATTTGCGCGTCCTGATAATGAACCGTTTCCTTGGTCTGCCGCTCACCGTCTGGGTGACGCTGGTCGTTGTCTTGATAGCAATAGTGATGCACTCAAGGACTCGCTTCGGACGCCATGTAATGGCTATTGGCGGCGAAGAATCCATTGCGCAGCTTGCCGGCCTGCCCATTAAACGCACGCGCGCGGCCGTGTTTGCCATAGCTGGCGGCTTTTATGGCCTGGCTGCGGCACTTGCTGTTGCCCAGCTGGGGCAGGGTAATGTCGATATCGGCGAGGGTCGTCTTTTCACAACAATTACCGCGGTGGTGCTTGGTGGTACGGCGCTCAGTGGCGGTGTTGGCGGTGTGGTCAACGCCATTCTCGGCGTGCTTCTGGTGGTCGTTCTGACCAATGGCATGATCCTGATGGGGGTGCCTCCCTATCTGCAGCAGGCCGTTCTGGGTGTTTTGATCATCATCGCGGTGGCATCATCGACTGCCCGCAAGCGCGAGGGGATCTGCAAATGA
- a CDS encoding sugar ABC transporter ATP-binding protein, whose protein sequence is MTIRLENITKIYGPVTAIKKANIEINPGEVVGLVGENGAGKSTLMRVLAGGTKPTSGTYLIDGEPVQFNGPLDANDAGIAMVYQEQSLILTMSVAENMYLGQEGRFLKHGLVDHDAMRKAAKRNLEKVGVDVDPAMIAGDLSFAQRQMVELAKALTLEERTSDRLIVLLDEPTSVLEQAEIDVLFARIRDLKSRASFIFVSHRLDEVLAISDRIYVMKDAEVVAEMPVSESHETKLHEIMVGRTLEHNFYLEDRQVAPQNTVALELRHLGRDNAFKDVSLEIHLGEVLGIAGVIGSGREALVRAVFGMEPAKSGDILLHGKKVDIPDPSIAVKHGIGFVPSERATEGMVAMLSISENISLANLDSVKGPLGLSKGKETSLAKRWIERLSIRAPGPEAPIRSLSGGNQQKVVIAKWLNAQSKVLILDHPTRGVDVGAKHEVFSLIRDLCEEGYAILLLADTLAETIGLSHRVLVMRDGELQAEIDASAGNKPSQTSIVEHMV, encoded by the coding sequence ATGACCATTCGGCTTGAGAATATTACAAAAATCTATGGACCGGTTACTGCGATCAAAAAGGCGAACATAGAAATCAATCCCGGAGAAGTGGTTGGTCTCGTGGGCGAGAATGGCGCGGGCAAGTCAACCCTGATGCGTGTCCTTGCCGGGGGTACAAAGCCCACGTCGGGTACCTATCTCATCGATGGCGAGCCGGTTCAGTTCAATGGCCCGCTCGACGCCAATGACGCGGGCATTGCCATGGTCTATCAGGAGCAATCGCTGATTTTGACCATGTCTGTTGCCGAGAACATGTATCTCGGTCAGGAAGGGCGTTTTTTGAAGCATGGCCTTGTTGACCATGATGCCATGCGCAAGGCAGCAAAACGCAACCTTGAAAAAGTTGGTGTTGATGTCGACCCGGCGATGATCGCGGGCGATCTCAGCTTTGCCCAGCGCCAGATGGTTGAACTTGCCAAGGCACTGACCCTTGAGGAGCGCACATCGGACCGGCTGATCGTTCTCCTCGATGAACCGACATCGGTGCTTGAGCAGGCAGAAATCGACGTGCTGTTTGCGCGTATCCGCGACCTCAAGAGCCGAGCGAGCTTTATATTCGTGTCGCACAGGCTTGATGAGGTTCTGGCGATTTCGGACCGCATCTATGTGATGAAGGATGCCGAAGTCGTCGCCGAAATGCCTGTATCAGAGTCCCATGAAACCAAGCTGCACGAAATCATGGTGGGGCGCACGCTTGAGCATAATTTCTATCTCGAGGACCGGCAGGTGGCGCCGCAAAACACGGTCGCGCTGGAATTGCGTCATCTTGGTCGGGACAATGCGTTCAAGGATGTCAGCCTTGAAATTCATCTCGGCGAAGTGCTGGGGATTGCCGGTGTGATCGGCTCAGGCCGGGAGGCGCTCGTGCGGGCCGTCTTTGGCATGGAGCCTGCGAAAAGCGGCGATATTCTTCTGCATGGCAAGAAGGTCGATATTCCCGACCCCTCGATCGCAGTCAAGCATGGCATCGGTTTTGTGCCCTCGGAACGTGCCACGGAAGGCATGGTGGCCATGCTGTCGATTTCGGAGAACATTTCGCTTGCCAATCTTGATAGCGTAAAAGGGCCGCTTGGTCTGAGCAAGGGGAAGGAAACCTCGCTTGCCAAACGCTGGATCGAGCGTCTGAGCATCAGGGCTCCGGGCCCAGAAGCCCCGATCCGTTCGTTATCGGGCGGCAACCAGCAAAAGGTTGTGATCGCCAAATGGCTCAATGCGCAATCGAAGGTTCTTATCCTCGACCACCCCACACGCGGGGTCGATGTGGGAGCCAAGCATGAGGTGTTCAGCCTCATTCGCGATCTTTGCGAGGAAGGCTATGCTATTCTCCTGCTGGCCGACACGCTTGCAGAGACCATTGGCCTGTCGCACCGCGTGCTTGTGATGCGCGATGGCGAATTGCAGGCCGAAATCGATGCGTCCGCCGGCAACAAGCCATCTCAGACAAGTATTGTGGAGCACATGGTATGA
- a CDS encoding ABC transporter permease, translating to MSGFKFSRQLMLEAAPTLFLIILSVLIIMASPGFFSGSTILVVLADAVVLFTLAAGLSFVILLGSIDLSVPAVASLGGVIVALTIPTLGFAAYPVAIAVGALAGLMSGMVHVHLRVPSFIATLATGGVVTGLALFVSGSQTVTIEAAYRGVLTPVISSTAGFPNIIIIGAVICLIGMYIQRYTKFGRAIRAIGAGESAVRASGIHVGNNKLLAFVMASAFAAAGGALLAARMTSGNPAGADQLLLPAIAAVLVGGTAITGGTGGVGHTVVGTLIVIVMRIGMTFMGVDAFAQQILFGSVLICAIALTLNRDLLQVVK from the coding sequence ATGAGCGGTTTCAAATTCTCCCGTCAGCTTATGCTTGAGGCAGCGCCGACGCTGTTTCTCATCATCCTTTCTGTTCTCATTATCATGGCCTCGCCAGGCTTTTTCAGCGGAAGCACCATTTTGGTGGTGCTGGCGGATGCGGTGGTGCTTTTCACCCTTGCGGCGGGGCTTTCTTTCGTGATCCTTTTGGGGTCGATTGATCTGTCGGTTCCCGCGGTCGCCTCGCTCGGCGGGGTGATTGTCGCGCTGACCATCCCAACGCTTGGTTTCGCCGCCTATCCGGTTGCGATTGCGGTCGGGGCGCTTGCCGGTCTGATGTCGGGCATGGTGCATGTGCATCTGCGCGTTCCATCCTTCATTGCAACCCTCGCAACGGGCGGTGTGGTGACCGGGCTGGCGCTGTTCGTGTCTGGCTCGCAGACCGTGACCATCGAGGCGGCCTATCGGGGCGTGTTGACGCCGGTGATCAGCTCCACAGCGGGCTTTCCCAATATCATCATCATTGGTGCGGTTATCTGCCTGATCGGCATGTATATCCAACGCTACACAAAGTTTGGGCGTGCCATTCGCGCCATCGGCGCGGGTGAAAGCGCTGTGCGGGCATCAGGCATCCATGTGGGGAACAACAAGCTCTTGGCCTTTGTCATGGCGTCAGCCTTTGCAGCTGCGGGCGGGGCGTTGCTCGCAGCACGCATGACAAGCGGCAATCCTGCGGGTGCCGATCAATTGCTGCTGCCTGCGATCGCAGCAGTACTCGTGGGCGGTACGGCAATCACCGGCGGGACCGGTGGTGTGGGCCATACAGTGGTCGGCACGCTCATCGTCATTGTCATGCGTATCGGCATGACGTTCATGGGCGTCGACGCCTTCGCACAACAAATCCTGTTCGGTAGTGTTCTGATCTGCGCCATCGCATTGACGCTGAACCGGGATTTGCTGCAGGTCGTGAAATAG
- a CDS encoding SDR family NAD(P)-dependent oxidoreductase, which produces MDLNLKGKVAVITGASAGIGLAVAEGLAAEGVCVLINGRRADKVKEACDKIGALAVPAVGDVSTLEGVAAVIEAAEKAGGADILINNAGTGSNETIMEAGDEKWQAYWDLHVMAAIRLSRGLVPHMEKKGAGIVLNTGSICAAQPLWYEPIYNVTKAALMMFSRTLATEVVGKNIRVNCVNPGLVQTPDWENTARELTADKGGDWQGYLQEVAEEHAPINRFCSPQELADFYVFLCSDRASYSIGSTYYVDGGMKMTV; this is translated from the coding sequence ATGGATCTCAATCTCAAAGGCAAAGTCGCAGTCATCACCGGCGCATCTGCGGGTATCGGGCTTGCTGTCGCGGAAGGCCTTGCGGCCGAAGGCGTGTGCGTTCTGATCAATGGCCGCCGCGCCGACAAGGTCAAGGAAGCTTGCGACAAGATCGGTGCGCTTGCTGTGCCCGCCGTTGGCGATGTCTCGACGCTTGAAGGCGTTGCTGCCGTCATCGAAGCGGCAGAGAAAGCAGGCGGAGCCGATATTCTCATCAACAATGCGGGTACCGGTTCGAATGAAACCATCATGGAGGCGGGCGACGAGAAGTGGCAAGCCTATTGGGATCTGCACGTGATGGCCGCAATCCGCCTGTCGCGCGGGCTTGTGCCGCATATGGAGAAGAAAGGCGCCGGCATTGTGCTCAACACCGGTTCTATCTGCGCAGCGCAGCCACTGTGGTACGAGCCGATCTACAATGTGACCAAAGCAGCGCTGATGATGTTCTCGCGCACCCTTGCAACCGAGGTTGTGGGCAAGAACATCCGCGTGAACTGCGTCAATCCAGGTCTTGTGCAGACACCGGATTGGGAAAATACAGCTCGCGAGTTGACGGCCGACAAGGGCGGTGACTGGCAGGGGTATCTGCAAGAAGTCGCAGAAGAACATGCGCCCATCAACCGCTTCTGTTCACCGCAGGAACTGGCCGATTTTTATGTATTCCTGTGTTCCGACCGTGCCAGCTATTCGATAGGCTCCACCTACTATGTGGATGGCGGCATGAAGATGACCGTCTAG